The window AAGAAGAAATTAGAAACTGAATTCAGAAAAAAGTGAATTGAGAGTGTTGTTGAGTTTTTGGAAACGGGGTAGTTAGAAGAATCAGTTTCAGATCATATTGAGGGTATATTTATCAATGGGTTCGTTTGAGAACACAGTTTATTACTGCTGTGTGTCGAAGGGTAATAGAATTATGTATGCATATAGTGGTGGAGGCCATGAGATTGAGAATTTGGCTGCCTTGTGCTTGGAAAGAGCTCCTCCCTTTCACAAATGGTATTTTCAGACCATGGGCAAGAAAACTTTTGGGTTTTTGATGGAAGATGGGCATGTTTATTTTGCAATTGTAGATGAGGGTCTTGGAAACCCAGGAGTTCTACAGTTTCTAGAACACATGAGAGATGAATTCAAGAAGATAGCTAGAAAGGATTCTAGGGGAAGTCCTTCAAGTTTTAACTCACTCCATATACAAGATCAACTGGTGCCCATTATCCACCACTTGATCTCCTCATTAGAGCATGTTTCTCAGACTAGTAATAATTGGATAGCTGAGTCTCCCTTGCCACATCATGTGGGTCTTTCTCCATCACCAAGTGATGCAAATGGGCAAATGGAAGCTGCCAGTTCTACAAAAGCCCCATTGTTAGGAAAGTTTAGCAagcaagagaagaagaagaagatgaaggatccTGTCATTGCAATGAGAGACATTGAGTTGGAGGAGCACCGGAAGTCCACAGACAGAGGAATCAAGATAGATTCGGGGAATTCGGATTCCAATAGCCAAGGTGGTGTTGGTTCTTCAATTTCATTACAGAAGGATTTGGGTTCAATCAGGATCAGGTCAGGCTCTCAAAGCATCCGAAAGAAGTGGTGCCGCCACGTAA is drawn from Vitis riparia cultivar Riparia Gloire de Montpellier isolate 1030 chromosome 18, EGFV_Vit.rip_1.0, whole genome shotgun sequence and contains these coding sequences:
- the LOC117907291 gene encoding phytolongin Phyl1.1-like; the protein is MGSFENTVYYCCVSKGNRIMYAYSGGGHEIENLAALCLERAPPFHKWYFQTMGKKTFGFLMEDGHVYFAIVDEGLGNPGVLQFLEHMRDEFKKIARKDSRGSPSSFNSLHIQDQLVPIIHHLISSLEHVSQTSNNWIAESPLPHHVGLSPSPSDANGQMEAASSTKAPLLGKFSKQEKKKKMKDPVIAMRDIELEEHRKSTDRGIKIDSGNSDSNSQGGVGSSISLQKDLGSIRIRSGSQSIRKKWCRHVRIVLAIDAAVCLILFVIWLVIFHLTKK